One Candidatus Binatia bacterium genomic window carries:
- a CDS encoding HPr family phosphocarrier protein yields MVEQTVTIQNRLGLHARACSVFVKEAAKFASHIIVGRDGLEVNGKSILGVMMLAAERGAEILLRTEGDDEVEALAALVRVVNDKFGEE; encoded by the coding sequence GTGGTCGAACAGACGGTGACGATCCAGAACCGGCTCGGGCTGCACGCGCGCGCCTGTTCCGTGTTCGTCAAGGAGGCCGCCAAGTTCGCGTCGCACATCATCGTGGGACGCGACGGCCTCGAGGTGAACGGCAAGAGCATCCTCGGCGTCATGATGCTCGCGGCCGAGCGGGGCGCGGAGATCCTCCTCCGGACCGAGGGGGACGATGAGGTCGAGGCGCTCGCCGCCCTGGTTCGCGTCGTGAACGACAAATTCGGGGAAGAATGA
- a CDS encoding PTS system mannose/fructose/sorbose family transporter subunit IID codes for MSDRFPKTDFGRATSRSFHIQALLQPERMQGLGFGFAMIPFLRRLYADPAERGAALRRHLAYFATHPILSGYVLGVAARLEERRASGEPISEAAIDGAKRAMATPLAGLGDPLFWVTLRPLAGLLSVIALLVLPPPASGAPDLRVLLCPLFLLLTYNAVALPYRLAGVARGYREGDRPAALLRSLQLSERNAILERVGAFAFGAFLALAALVQGPAGAVRGGADEGGAAWALMLTPVALGALVGLAGRKAMPGRPVEVALAALLAGCVMAAWV; via the coding sequence GTGAGCGACCGGTTCCCGAAGACCGACTTCGGCCGCGCGACGTCGCGGTCGTTCCACATCCAGGCCCTCCTGCAGCCGGAGCGGATGCAGGGGCTGGGCTTCGGCTTCGCGATGATTCCCTTTCTGCGGCGGCTCTACGCCGATCCCGCCGAGCGCGGCGCCGCGCTGCGCCGCCACCTGGCCTATTTCGCCACGCATCCGATTCTTTCCGGCTACGTCCTGGGGGTCGCGGCGCGCCTCGAGGAGCGCCGGGCGTCGGGCGAGCCGATCTCCGAAGCGGCGATCGACGGCGCGAAGCGCGCCATGGCCACGCCGCTCGCCGGTCTCGGAGACCCGCTCTTCTGGGTGACACTCCGCCCGCTCGCGGGGCTCCTGAGCGTGATCGCCCTGCTCGTGCTGCCGCCCCCCGCATCGGGCGCTCCGGATCTCCGGGTGCTGCTCTGTCCCCTGTTCCTGCTTTTGACGTACAATGCCGTCGCTTTGCCGTACCGGCTCGCCGGCGTCGCGCGCGGCTACCGGGAGGGAGACCGGCCGGCCGCGCTCCTCCGCTCGCTTCAACTCTCCGAACGAAACGCGATTCTGGAGCGTGTCGGCGCGTTCGCGTTCGGTGCGTTCCTCGCCCTCGCGGCCCTGGTGCAGGGTCCCGCGGGCGCGGTCCGGGGCGGCGCGGACGAAGGCGGCGCCGCGTGGGCGCTGATGCTGACGCCCGTCGCGCTCGGCGCCCTCGTGGGCCTCGCCGGCCGGAAGGCGATGCCGGGGCGTCCGGTCGAGGTCGCGCTCGCCGCGCTGCTCGCGGGGTGCGTCATGGCGGCCTGGGTCTAG
- a CDS encoding PTS sugar transporter subunit IIB: MPLLLARVDDRLVHGQVAHGWGRALRPTLYLVVSDELAADPARGDLYLLAVPEDAAGRCVSVREALAPETRALVERERAVMLFPGLDEPLRLVLGGFPIPDLNVGGLHHAPGRSPVLPYVFLDEQDRARLSRLASLGVRVAARDLPSNPEHPLEELLPGSAS; this comes from the coding sequence GTGCCGCTGCTCCTGGCGCGCGTCGACGACCGGCTGGTCCACGGGCAGGTCGCCCACGGATGGGGCCGTGCGCTCCGCCCCACCCTGTACCTCGTCGTCTCGGACGAGCTCGCGGCGGATCCTGCCCGCGGAGACCTCTATCTGCTGGCCGTGCCGGAAGACGCCGCGGGCCGCTGCGTCTCGGTGCGCGAGGCGCTCGCGCCGGAGACCCGCGCCCTGGTGGAGCGCGAGCGCGCGGTGATGCTCTTCCCGGGACTCGACGAGCCGCTGCGGCTGGTCCTGGGAGGCTTTCCGATCCCCGATCTCAATGTCGGCGGCCTGCATCACGCGCCGGGGCGCTCGCCGGTGCTGCCCTACGTGTTCCTGGACGAACAGGACCGCGCGCGGCTCTCGCGCCTCGCCTCGCTCGGCGTCCGGGTCGCGGCGCGGGACCTGCCCAGCAATCCCGAGCATCCGCTCGAAGAGCTGCTGCCCGGGAGCGCGTCGTGA
- the hprK gene encoding HPr(Ser) kinase/phosphatase, translating into MSSNSPPTLTVAQLYERQKEQLSLELLSDSSDSKIPITMSDINRPGMALMGFTENFLAERIQIFGRTEIAYFQTLGPKEQTEALDRFFQFRVPCIIVAKGLDLPAGLLHRANGEGVPVFRTPQDTTPFIHQLTAYLDFVFAPHVTTHGSLVDVYGVGLLFTGRSGIGKSETALDLVERGHRLVADDVVRITRRHGDILIGSCNEVLKHTMEIRGLGIIDVQSIFGIRSIRGQKRVEVEVHLTDWSEARDYERLGMDEQTVKHLEVEIPLVTIPIFPGKNITVIAEVVALNHLVKVYGYHPARALNDRLLESMRMKVLSSPLVRDDTE; encoded by the coding sequence TTGAGCTCGAATAGTCCGCCGACCCTCACGGTCGCGCAGCTCTACGAGCGCCAGAAGGAGCAGCTGAGCCTGGAGCTCCTGTCGGACTCCAGCGATTCGAAGATTCCGATCACCATGAGCGACATCAACCGGCCCGGGATGGCGCTCATGGGCTTCACCGAGAACTTTCTGGCCGAGCGCATCCAGATCTTCGGTCGCACCGAGATCGCCTATTTCCAGACGCTGGGGCCCAAGGAGCAGACCGAGGCGCTGGACCGCTTCTTCCAGTTCCGCGTCCCCTGCATCATCGTGGCGAAGGGGCTCGACCTTCCCGCCGGCCTCCTCCATCGGGCGAACGGGGAAGGGGTCCCGGTCTTCCGCACGCCGCAGGACACGACCCCCTTCATCCACCAGCTCACGGCCTATCTCGACTTCGTCTTCGCCCCGCACGTCACGACCCACGGCTCCCTCGTGGACGTCTACGGCGTGGGGCTGCTCTTCACCGGACGGAGCGGCATCGGCAAGAGCGAGACCGCGCTCGACCTGGTGGAGCGCGGCCATCGCCTGGTTGCCGACGACGTGGTCCGGATCACGCGCCGCCACGGCGACATCCTGATCGGATCGTGCAACGAGGTCCTGAAGCACACGATGGAGATCCGCGGGCTCGGCATCATCGACGTCCAGTCGATCTTCGGCATCCGCTCGATCCGCGGGCAGAAGCGCGTCGAGGTCGAGGTCCACCTGACCGACTGGAGCGAGGCGCGCGACTACGAGCGCCTCGGGATGGACGAGCAGACGGTGAAGCACCTCGAGGTCGAGATCCCGCTGGTCACCATTCCCATCTTCCCGGGGAAGAACATCACCGTGATCGCAGAAGTCGTCGCGCTGAACCACCTGGTCAAGGTCTACGGCTACCATCCCGCGCGGGCCCTGAACGACCGGCTGCTCGAATCGATGCGCATGAAGGTCCTCTCGAGCCCGCTCGTTCGGGACGACACGGAGTAG
- the raiA gene encoding ribosome-associated translation inhibitor RaiA: MDITIKGRHWKPTPAFRESAEARIQKLARFYPSLIRAELVVTKEGFRHIAEIRLHGNAVDLLTRGTDQDPLVALDQVLAKQEKALTRHKDRLKDKKKRAPAMRAEPAELESLQLPSTRPAGISVVRRKTRAPLLSAEQAARALLKGNKPVLVFSERGTNAGLRVAYRLGDREVALLELE; the protein is encoded by the coding sequence ATGGACATCACGATCAAAGGGCGCCACTGGAAGCCCACCCCCGCGTTTCGCGAATCCGCGGAGGCCCGCATCCAGAAGCTCGCGCGCTTCTATCCCAGCCTCATCCGGGCGGAGCTGGTCGTCACCAAGGAGGGCTTCCGGCACATCGCCGAGATCCGCCTGCACGGCAACGCCGTCGATCTCCTGACCCGCGGCACCGACCAGGATCCGCTCGTGGCTCTGGACCAGGTGCTGGCCAAGCAGGAGAAGGCGCTCACGCGGCACAAGGACCGGCTCAAGGACAAGAAGAAGCGCGCCCCGGCCATGCGCGCCGAGCCGGCCGAGCTGGAATCGCTCCAGCTCCCGAGCACGCGCCCGGCCGGCATCTCCGTCGTCCGCCGGAAGACGCGCGCGCCGCTCCTCTCGGCGGAGCAGGCGGCCCGCGCGCTCCTCAAGGGGAACAAGCCGGTGCTCGTCTTCTCGGAGCGCGGAACGAACGCGGGACTGCGCGTCGCCTATCGTCTCGGGGACCGGGAGGTCGCGCTCCTTGAGCTCGAATAG
- the rpoN gene encoding RNA polymerase factor sigma-54 translates to MEMKAGLHQQMRQTLIITQRLQQALKLLQMPTLELQQALKAELERNPMLEEVDEVEEVQEIDDAKEETGLKESEQPEAPDATPEDQKVEWEDFWPDSSWDGPVAPRTDDPGEEFYEKVPVTVKSLSEHLGEQLRLTGMGELELSIGDYLIGSIDENGYLQTTVDEVAEALAAPPEKVEEVLAKIQTFEPAGVGARNLQECLWIQLAQKNLQATLAGRIVQEQFDNLLNKRFSEIARAMRCTVEEVQGAGDLIATLDPRPGQEVAAEETRYVTPDLVVERVGEDYVVSLNDRNVPRLRINNAYQHILRKKSGGDEERKFISEKLNSAKWLIQTIEQRRKTMIKVMRRIVEEQRDFFEKGVEGLRPLTLQQIANQIGMHESTVSRVTTNKYVQTPRGVFELKYFFSSGLATEEGDDVSAKAAKDKILQLINGEDKLDPMSDQRIAEVLQESGLKIARRTVAKYREALRILPARARRRYA, encoded by the coding sequence ATGGAAATGAAAGCCGGCCTCCACCAGCAGATGCGGCAGACGCTGATCATCACGCAGCGTCTGCAGCAGGCGCTGAAGCTGCTTCAGATGCCGACGCTGGAGCTGCAGCAGGCGCTGAAGGCGGAGCTCGAGCGCAATCCGATGCTCGAGGAAGTGGACGAGGTGGAAGAGGTCCAGGAGATCGACGACGCCAAGGAGGAGACCGGGCTCAAGGAGTCCGAGCAGCCCGAGGCGCCCGACGCGACCCCCGAGGACCAGAAAGTGGAGTGGGAGGATTTCTGGCCGGACTCTTCGTGGGACGGCCCGGTGGCGCCCCGCACCGACGATCCGGGCGAGGAGTTCTACGAGAAGGTGCCGGTCACGGTGAAGAGCCTGAGCGAGCACCTGGGCGAGCAGCTCCGCCTGACGGGCATGGGCGAGCTGGAGCTCTCGATCGGCGACTACCTGATCGGCTCCATCGACGAGAACGGCTATCTGCAGACGACGGTGGACGAGGTGGCCGAGGCGCTGGCCGCGCCTCCCGAGAAGGTGGAGGAGGTGCTGGCCAAGATCCAGACGTTCGAGCCCGCGGGCGTCGGCGCGCGGAACCTGCAAGAGTGCCTCTGGATCCAGCTCGCGCAGAAGAACCTCCAGGCCACGCTGGCCGGCCGGATCGTCCAGGAGCAGTTCGACAATCTCCTCAACAAGCGCTTCAGCGAGATCGCCCGCGCGATGCGCTGCACGGTGGAAGAGGTGCAGGGCGCCGGAGACCTGATCGCGACCCTCGATCCGCGTCCGGGACAGGAGGTCGCCGCGGAGGAGACGCGCTATGTCACGCCCGATCTCGTGGTCGAGCGCGTCGGCGAGGACTACGTGGTCTCGCTGAACGACCGGAACGTGCCGCGGCTCCGCATCAACAACGCCTACCAGCACATCCTGCGCAAGAAGAGCGGCGGCGACGAGGAGCGGAAGTTCATCTCGGAGAAGCTCAACTCGGCCAAGTGGCTGATCCAGACGATCGAGCAGCGGCGGAAGACGATGATCAAGGTGATGCGGCGCATCGTCGAGGAGCAGCGGGACTTCTTCGAGAAGGGCGTCGAAGGGCTCCGGCCGCTCACGCTCCAGCAGATCGCGAACCAGATCGGCATGCACGAATCCACGGTCAGCCGCGTCACGACGAACAAGTACGTGCAGACCCCGCGGGGCGTCTTCGAGCTCAAGTACTTCTTCTCGAGCGGCCTCGCGACCGAGGAAGGGGACGACGTCTCGGCGAAGGCGGCCAAGGACAAGATCCTCCAGCTCATCAACGGCGAGGACAAGCTGGACCCGATGAGCGACCAGCGCATCGCGGAGGTGCTCCAGGAGTCGGGGCTCAAGATCGCGCGCCGCACCGTGGCCAAGTATCGCGAAGCCCTCCGCATCCTGCCCGCCCGGGCCCGGCGCCGGTACGCCTGA
- the lptB gene encoding LPS export ABC transporter ATP-binding protein encodes MVARDLERYYGQWKVVDKVSITVDQGEVVGLLGPNGAGKTTTFYLIVGLLRADAGQILVDGRDITRMPMHRRARLGIGYLAQEPSIFRRLTVRENILAILETLPLSRKERASRLAQLLEELNIAHLADRKGYNLSGGERRRVEITRALVTEPKFMLLDEPFVGIDPIAVAEIQDIVGRLQAKGLGILITDHNVRETLSTTDRAYIMFEGRILLQGTSRELADDPVARQIYLGERFRLD; translated from the coding sequence CTGGTCGCGCGGGACCTCGAGCGGTACTACGGGCAGTGGAAGGTGGTCGACAAGGTGTCGATCACGGTGGACCAGGGTGAAGTGGTCGGCCTTCTCGGCCCGAACGGGGCGGGGAAGACGACGACGTTCTATCTGATCGTGGGGCTGCTCCGCGCCGACGCGGGGCAGATCCTGGTGGACGGACGGGACATCACCCGGATGCCGATGCACCGGCGGGCGCGCCTGGGCATCGGATACCTGGCGCAGGAGCCGTCGATCTTCCGGCGCCTGACGGTGCGCGAGAACATTCTCGCGATCCTCGAGACGCTGCCGCTCTCGCGGAAGGAGCGGGCGTCGCGGCTCGCGCAGCTCCTCGAGGAGCTGAACATTGCGCACCTCGCCGACCGGAAGGGGTACAACCTCTCGGGCGGGGAGCGCCGGCGCGTGGAGATCACGCGGGCGCTGGTGACCGAGCCGAAGTTCATGCTGCTGGACGAGCCGTTCGTGGGGATCGACCCCATCGCGGTGGCCGAGATCCAGGACATCGTCGGACGGCTGCAGGCGAAAGGACTGGGCATTCTGATCACCGACCACAACGTGCGGGAGACGTTGAGCACCACGGACCGCGCGTACATCATGTTCGAGGGACGGATCCTGCTCCAGGGCACCAGCCGGGAGCTGGCCGACGACCCGGTCGCGCGCCAGATCTATCTGGGCGAGCGATTCCGTCTGGATTAG
- the lptC gene encoding LPS export ABC transporter periplasmic protein LptC has translation MVESRSGSPAGLRRSRVLARAPVLVALAAVLTAFGCQSRPASTPTGEDVRLPDQEARDFTLTESSEGKKNWTLWASYAAMYNDQSLVDAKTVRIEFFDKEGKKFSTLVAKTGRVHQRTNDLEARGNVVVTTESGIRMETDSLRWQNTAGKIVSDGFVKVTRQHDVVTGYGFESDPSLDHFHLRREVRAEVTDTEGNVDSL, from the coding sequence GTGGTAGAGTCGCGCTCCGGGTCGCCGGCGGGACTCCGCCGGAGCCGGGTCCTGGCGCGAGCGCCGGTCCTGGTCGCGCTGGCCGCCGTCCTGACGGCGTTCGGGTGCCAGTCGCGTCCGGCCTCGACCCCGACCGGGGAAGATGTCCGGCTGCCGGATCAGGAGGCGCGGGACTTCACCCTCACGGAGAGCTCGGAGGGGAAGAAGAACTGGACCCTCTGGGCGTCCTATGCCGCGATGTACAACGATCAGAGCCTCGTCGACGCGAAGACGGTCCGGATCGAATTCTTCGACAAGGAAGGCAAGAAGTTCTCGACCCTCGTCGCGAAGACGGGGCGGGTGCACCAGCGGACGAACGATCTGGAGGCGCGGGGCAACGTGGTGGTGACGACCGAGAGCGGCATCCGGATGGAGACCGATTCCCTGCGCTGGCAGAACACGGCCGGCAAGATCGTCTCGGACGGCTTCGTCAAGGTGACGCGGCAGCACGACGTGGTGACCGGCTACGGATTCGAGAGCGATCCGAGCCTGGACCACTTCCACCTCCGGCGCGAGGTCCGCGCCGAGGTGACGGATACCGAGGGGAACGTCGACTCCCTGTGA
- a CDS encoding KpsF/GutQ family sugar-phosphate isomerase, translating to MTLAAETDTASKVVAWAREVLDLEGAAVLQLKPRIGTEFEAAVQALAEARGQILTLGVGKSGLVAKKIAATLTSTGTPATFVHPVDAVHGDLGIVAPEDAALLLSKSGETRELIDLVPAFRRRGVCVVAMTAGRESSLAGVSDHVLEIGAPREACGEDLVPTSSTTAMLALGDALAVVLLRLKGFTREDFAVLHPGGVLGHAASHRVCDLMHQGAALPRVEEGATLRQALLEILNKRLGMTTVVDGAGKLAGILTDGDLKRILLRGGGDLAQPVSVVMIRTPRTVEAEASIARAVRMMEENPGGPITSLVVLEKDGTPVGVLHLHDCLGVRAG from the coding sequence GTGACCCTGGCGGCCGAAACCGATACCGCATCGAAGGTCGTCGCGTGGGCGCGCGAGGTGCTCGACCTCGAAGGGGCGGCGGTTCTTCAGCTCAAGCCGCGGATCGGAACGGAGTTCGAGGCCGCGGTTCAGGCGCTTGCGGAAGCGCGCGGCCAGATCCTGACCCTGGGGGTCGGCAAGTCGGGGCTCGTGGCGAAGAAGATCGCGGCCACCCTGACCAGCACGGGCACGCCGGCCACGTTCGTCCATCCGGTGGACGCCGTGCACGGGGATCTCGGCATCGTCGCTCCCGAGGACGCGGCGCTGCTCCTCTCCAAGAGCGGCGAGACGCGCGAGCTGATCGATCTGGTTCCCGCGTTCCGCCGCAGGGGCGTCTGCGTCGTCGCGATGACGGCGGGCCGCGAATCCAGCCTCGCCGGCGTCTCCGATCACGTCCTGGAGATCGGCGCGCCGCGCGAAGCGTGCGGCGAGGATCTCGTTCCGACCTCTTCCACGACGGCGATGCTCGCCCTGGGCGACGCGCTCGCCGTGGTCCTTCTCCGGCTGAAGGGGTTCACGCGCGAGGACTTCGCCGTGCTCCACCCCGGCGGCGTCCTGGGGCACGCGGCGTCGCACCGGGTGTGCGACCTGATGCACCAGGGCGCGGCGCTCCCCCGGGTGGAAGAGGGCGCGACGCTTCGCCAGGCGCTGCTCGAGATCCTGAACAAGCGGCTCGGCATGACCACCGTCGTGGACGGTGCGGGGAAGCTGGCGGGGATCCTCACCGACGGCGACCTGAAGCGGATCCTCCTGCGCGGCGGCGGAGATCTGGCCCAGCCGGTGTCCGTGGTCATGATCCGGACGCCGCGGACCGTGGAGGCAGAGGCGTCGATCGCCCGGGCGGTCCGGATGATGGAGGAAAACCCGGGGGGACCCATCACCTCCCTGGTCGTGCTGGAAAAGGACGGCACCCCGGTCGGGGTGCTCCATCTTCACGACTGCCTCGGAGTGCGCGCCGGGTAA
- the kdsA gene encoding 3-deoxy-8-phosphooctulonate synthase, translating to MSPTPSPLKIAPVRVGPVTFGSERLGLIAGPCALEDEGEALEIAREVKRIAGSLGMPFVFKASYAKANRTSGDSYRGPGPSEGLRSLARIREVADVPVTSDVHESTEVGDAAGVLDLLQIPAFLCRQTALIEAAAQTGKPLHVKKGQFLAPSGMGHVVDKARAAGAPGILLTERGTTFGHGDLVVDFRGLPTMRGFGCPVFFDATHSVQRPAGAETGGDRAMIPVLARAAVAAGVDGIFIETHPAPERARSDRESQWPLAELEELLRSLMKIRQAVADTVVLEGQRA from the coding sequence ATGAGTCCCACGCCTTCTCCGCTCAAGATCGCCCCGGTGCGGGTCGGTCCGGTCACCTTCGGCTCCGAGCGGCTCGGACTGATCGCGGGTCCCTGCGCGCTCGAGGACGAAGGGGAGGCTCTCGAGATCGCGCGGGAGGTGAAGCGGATCGCGGGATCGCTCGGCATGCCGTTCGTGTTCAAGGCGTCCTACGCCAAGGCGAACCGCACGTCGGGGGACTCCTATCGCGGACCCGGCCCCTCCGAGGGGCTGCGCTCGCTGGCGCGGATCCGCGAAGTGGCCGACGTTCCCGTCACGAGCGACGTGCACGAATCCACCGAGGTCGGCGACGCGGCGGGGGTGTTGGACCTGCTCCAGATCCCGGCCTTCCTCTGCCGCCAGACGGCGCTCATCGAGGCGGCCGCGCAGACGGGGAAGCCGCTCCACGTGAAGAAGGGCCAGTTTCTTGCCCCCTCGGGCATGGGGCACGTCGTGGACAAGGCGCGCGCCGCCGGCGCGCCCGGCATCCTCCTGACCGAGCGCGGGACGACCTTCGGACACGGCGACCTCGTCGTGGACTTCCGCGGACTCCCCACGATGCGCGGCTTCGGCTGCCCTGTCTTCTTCGACGCGACCCATTCGGTGCAGCGTCCTGCCGGCGCCGAGACGGGGGGCGATCGCGCGATGATCCCGGTCCTGGCCCGGGCCGCGGTCGCGGCGGGCGTCGACGGGATCTTCATCGAGACCCATCCCGCGCCGGAGCGCGCCCGATCGGACCGCGAGTCGCAGTGGCCTCTCGCGGAACTGGAGGAGCTTTTGCGAAGCTTGATGAAGATTCGGCAAGCGGTTGCCGATACGGTGGTTCTGGAAGGCCAGCGAGCATGA
- a CDS encoding CTP synthase — MTKFVFVTGGVVSSLGKGIAASAIGSLLKSRGLAVTLQKFDPYLNVDPGTMSPYQHGEVYVTDDGAETDLDVGHYERFLGVSMGRENNVTAGQIYDAIIQKERRGDYLGRTVQVIPHVTDEIKARMMSLTRGRPVDVAIVEIGGTVGDIESLPFLEAIRQLRLELSSLNTLFIHVTLVPHLGAAREIKTKPTQHSVKELRAIGIQPDILLCRTEVPLPQEVKEKIGLFCNVPTRSVIEAIDVPSIYEVPLMFHKGGLDDLVVQMLRLDAGPADLRAWNSFSERMKSARESVTISVVGKYTHLRDAYKSIAEAIQHAGVSNGVTVKIDWVDSERVELDGPEALLGQAHGILIPGGFGDRGTEGMVQAARYARERKVPFFGICLGMQCAVIEFARDVAGLKGADSSEFDPSTPHPVIDLMPEQEGVSQMGGTMRLGKYEAALAAGSHAQAEYGRPRAEERHRHRYEFNNAYRDVFQERGMRVTGLFEARDLVEIVELPDHPWFVGVQFHPELKSRPSDPHPLFRGFVRAANEERRRREAGAPARPGQESASGAPRP, encoded by the coding sequence ATGACCAAGTTCGTATTCGTGACCGGTGGCGTGGTCTCGTCGCTCGGCAAGGGGATCGCCGCTTCGGCGATCGGCTCGCTGCTCAAGTCGCGCGGTCTCGCGGTCACGCTGCAGAAGTTCGATCCCTACCTGAACGTCGATCCGGGGACGATGAGCCCCTATCAGCACGGCGAGGTCTACGTCACCGACGACGGCGCCGAGACCGACCTGGACGTGGGGCACTACGAGCGCTTCCTCGGCGTCTCGATGGGCCGCGAGAACAACGTCACGGCGGGACAGATCTACGACGCGATCATCCAGAAGGAGCGCCGCGGCGACTACCTGGGTCGCACGGTGCAGGTGATCCCGCACGTCACCGACGAGATCAAGGCGCGCATGATGTCGCTGACGCGCGGGCGGCCGGTGGACGTGGCGATCGTGGAGATCGGCGGCACGGTCGGAGACATCGAATCCCTCCCGTTCCTGGAGGCGATCCGCCAGCTGCGGCTGGAGCTCTCCTCGCTGAACACGCTGTTCATCCACGTCACGCTGGTGCCGCACCTGGGCGCCGCGCGCGAGATCAAGACGAAGCCGACACAGCACTCGGTGAAGGAGCTCCGCGCGATCGGGATCCAGCCCGACATCCTCCTCTGCCGCACCGAAGTGCCGCTGCCGCAGGAGGTGAAGGAGAAGATCGGGCTCTTCTGCAACGTCCCGACCCGCTCGGTGATCGAGGCGATCGACGTCCCCTCGATCTACGAGGTGCCGCTCATGTTTCACAAGGGAGGCCTGGACGACCTGGTCGTGCAGATGCTCCGCCTGGACGCGGGCCCGGCCGATCTGCGCGCCTGGAACTCGTTCTCGGAACGCATGAAGTCGGCCCGCGAGTCGGTGACGATTTCCGTCGTGGGGAAGTACACGCATCTGCGCGACGCCTACAAGAGCATCGCCGAAGCGATCCAGCACGCGGGGGTCTCGAACGGCGTGACGGTGAAGATCGACTGGGTCGATTCGGAGCGCGTCGAGCTGGACGGCCCGGAGGCGCTGCTCGGCCAGGCGCACGGGATCCTGATCCCGGGCGGCTTCGGCGACCGGGGCACCGAGGGGATGGTGCAGGCCGCGCGCTACGCCCGCGAGCGCAAGGTGCCCTTCTTCGGCATCTGCCTTGGCATGCAGTGTGCCGTGATCGAGTTCGCGCGCGACGTGGCCGGACTGAAGGGCGCGGACTCCTCGGAGTTCGATCCCTCGACGCCGCACCCGGTGATCGATCTCATGCCCGAGCAGGAGGGGGTTTCCCAGATGGGCGGGACGATGCGGCTCGGGAAGTACGAGGCGGCGCTCGCCGCCGGCAGCCACGCGCAGGCGGAGTACGGCCGTCCGCGGGCGGAGGAGCGCCATCGTCATCGGTACGAGTTCAACAACGCCTATCGCGACGTCTTCCAGGAGCGCGGCATGCGCGTGACCGGCCTCTTCGAGGCGCGCGACCTGGTCGAGATCGTCGAGCTGCCCGACCATCCCTGGTTCGTGGGCGTCCAGTTCCATCCCGAGCTGAAGTCGCGCCCCTCCGATCCGCACCCGCTCTTCCGCGGCTTCGTCCGTGCCGCGAACGAGGAGCGCCGTCGCCGCGAGGCGGGCGCTCCGGCGCGCCCGGGCCAGGAGAGCGCCTCCGGCGCGCCGCGCCCATGA
- the kdsB gene encoding 3-deoxy-manno-octulosonate cytidylyltransferase yields the protein MHRLPSPRAERDVPTRPTSGAVAIIPARLQSTRLPEKPLQDLGGKPLVVRVLERARSARSLEAIWVATDSERIAAAVRGAGGETILTRGDHPSGLDRVAEAATALCDVTRRASQADGVRDPDLAADPVILNVQGDEPFLNPEGLDHLVSLFDRPEVRMATLAAPFAPDDDPNDPNRVKVVLDRMGRALYFSRSPIPHGGSAPGASRTGAAGPAPTLLHVGIYGYRLTTLRELAALPPAPLETSERLEQLRALWNGIPIHVAIGDYHSIGIDTPEDLARARTRWSEGGAS from the coding sequence GTGCACCGTCTCCCGTCCCCCCGAGCGGAGCGCGATGTGCCCACGCGCCCGACCTCAGGGGCCGTCGCGATCATCCCGGCGCGGCTCCAAAGCACCCGTCTCCCCGAAAAACCCTTACAAGATCTCGGCGGTAAGCCGCTTGTCGTTCGCGTGCTCGAGCGTGCGCGAAGCGCGCGCTCGCTGGAGGCGATCTGGGTCGCCACGGACAGCGAGCGAATTGCCGCGGCCGTCCGCGGCGCGGGGGGTGAAACGATCCTGACGCGCGGCGACCATCCCTCGGGGCTGGACCGTGTGGCGGAGGCCGCGACCGCCCTGTGCGACGTGACGCGCCGGGCTTCCCAGGCGGACGGCGTCCGCGACCCCGACCTGGCGGCCGATCCCGTCATCCTGAACGTCCAGGGGGACGAACCGTTCCTGAACCCGGAGGGGCTCGATCACCTGGTCTCGCTCTTCGACCGGCCCGAGGTGCGCATGGCGACGCTGGCCGCGCCCTTCGCGCCGGACGACGATCCGAACGATCCCAACCGCGTGAAGGTGGTGCTCGACCGCATGGGCCGCGCCCTCTATTTCTCGCGATCGCCCATTCCGCATGGAGGCTCCGCGCCGGGCGCGTCCCGCACGGGCGCGGCCGGCCCGGCGCCGACTCTGCTTCACGTCGGCATCTACGGCTATCGGCTCACGACCCTGCGCGAGCTGGCCGCGCTGCCACCCGCGCCGCTCGAAACCAGCGAGCGGCTCGAGCAGCTGCGCGCGCTCTGGAACGGCATCCCGATTCACGTCGCCATCGGCGACTATCATTCGATCGGCATCGACACGCCCGAGGATCTGGCGCGGGCACGGACGCGATGGAGCGAGGGGGGAGCATCATGA